The Aurantiacibacter arachoides genome window below encodes:
- a CDS encoding MaoC family dehydratase, with protein MAGKFFGEWQVGETIAHEVRRTVTETDNLLFSTMTHNPQPLHLDAEAARASEFGQILVNGTFTFALMVGLSVGDTTLGTLVANLGYDKLVHPNPTFIGDTMRGETEVVDKRESKSRPGSGIVTFRHRLLNQRDEVACECLRMALIRGSGV; from the coding sequence ATGGCGGGCAAGTTCTTCGGCGAATGGCAGGTGGGCGAAACGATCGCGCACGAAGTTCGGCGCACGGTAACGGAAACCGACAACCTGCTGTTTTCCACGATGACCCACAACCCGCAGCCGCTGCACCTGGATGCCGAAGCTGCGCGGGCCAGCGAGTTCGGGCAGATCCTCGTCAACGGCACCTTTACCTTCGCGCTGATGGTGGGGTTGTCAGTGGGCGACACTACCCTCGGCACGCTGGTGGCGAACCTGGGTTACGACAAGCTGGTGCACCCCAATCCGACGTTCATCGGCGACACCATGCGCGGCGAAACAGAGGTGGTCGACAAGCGCGAGAGCAAATCGCGCCCCGGATCGGGCATCGTCACCTTTCGCCACCGCCTGCTGAACCAGCGCGACGAAGTGGCCTGCGAATGTCTGCGCATGGCGCTGATCAGGGGGAGCGGCGTCTAA
- a CDS encoding 2Fe-2S iron-sulfur cluster-binding protein yields the protein MTISINGQDHTLPDDPRTSLLDFIRRDAGLTGTKKGCDHGQCGACTVLVNGVRINSCLSLAVTHDGDTVTTIEGLGQVATPSAMQQAFVDHDGFQCGYCTPGQICSATAMLQEIAAGWPSDATEDLEAKPQVTGEEIRERMSGNLCRCGAYANIVAAIQQVADNQAAGENA from the coding sequence ATGACCATATCCATCAACGGACAGGATCACACCCTGCCCGACGACCCACGCACCAGCCTGCTCGATTTCATTCGCCGCGATGCCGGCCTCACCGGTACGAAGAAAGGCTGCGACCACGGCCAATGCGGTGCCTGCACCGTGCTGGTGAACGGGGTGCGGATAAATTCCTGCCTCTCGCTCGCGGTCACGCACGACGGCGACACGGTGACCACGATCGAGGGCCTTGGCCAGGTCGCCACGCCCAGCGCGATGCAGCAGGCCTTTGTCGATCACGATGGCTTCCAGTGCGGCTATTGCACGCCGGGCCAGATCTGCTCCGCCACCGCCATGCTGCAGGAAATCGCCGCGGGCTGGCCGAGCGATGCGACCGAGGATCTGGAAGCAAAGCCGCAAGTGACCGGCGAGGAGATACGCGAGCGGATGAGCGGCAACCTGTGCCGCTGCGGGGCCTATGCCAACATCGTCGCCGCCATCCAGCAGGTCGCCGACAACCAGGCCGCGGGAGAGAACGCATGA